One genomic window of Streptomyces sp. WP-1 includes the following:
- a CDS encoding dihydrofolate reductase family protein, producing MSEMSTERALPESAPYPYVLLSAAVSLDGCLDDTGPERLLLSGPADFDRVDAVRASADALLIGAGTLRADNPRLLVRSAERRAARLARGRPEYPLKVTVTGSGDLDPGARFWHTGGDKLVYTTDRGAARAARLLGGAAEVVALGPELDWRALLGHLRAERGIGRLMVEGGATVHTQLLQQGLADELHLVLAPLIVGDPAAPRLFGPGRYQEGRLRLVESRRIEDVVLARYEPTAPGTGPVPTAADRHWLRTACELAALCPPSDTAFSVGAVVVAADGTELARGHSREGTDPVVHAEEAALARTDPADPRLPGATVYSSLEPCARRASRPAPCAELILRAGVRRVVTAWREPDTFVVAADGTGVLTGAGADVVVLPEYEPLAKAPNRHLAGGPGAPS from the coding sequence ATGAGCGAGATGAGCACCGAGCGAGCCCTCCCCGAGTCCGCGCCGTACCCGTACGTGCTGCTGTCCGCCGCCGTCTCCCTCGACGGCTGCCTGGACGACACCGGCCCGGAGCGGCTGCTGCTGTCCGGACCGGCCGACTTCGACCGGGTCGACGCGGTGCGGGCCTCGGCCGACGCCCTGCTGATCGGTGCCGGCACCCTGCGGGCCGACAACCCGCGCCTGCTGGTCCGCTCGGCCGAGCGGCGCGCGGCGCGGCTCGCGCGGGGCAGGCCGGAGTACCCGCTGAAGGTCACCGTCACGGGCAGCGGCGACCTCGACCCCGGGGCCCGCTTCTGGCACACCGGCGGCGACAAGCTCGTCTACACGACCGACCGGGGCGCCGCGCGGGCCGCCCGGCTGCTCGGCGGCGCCGCCGAGGTCGTCGCGCTCGGCCCGGAGCTGGACTGGCGGGCCCTGCTCGGGCATCTGCGCGCCGAGCGCGGGATCGGCCGGCTGATGGTGGAGGGCGGCGCGACCGTGCACACCCAGCTCCTCCAGCAGGGCCTCGCCGACGAGCTGCACCTGGTCCTCGCCCCGCTGATCGTGGGCGATCCGGCCGCCCCGCGGCTGTTCGGGCCCGGCCGCTACCAGGAGGGCCGGCTGCGGCTCGTCGAGTCCCGCCGGATCGAGGACGTCGTCCTGGCGCGCTACGAGCCCACCGCGCCCGGCACCGGCCCGGTGCCCACCGCCGCCGACCGGCACTGGCTGCGCACCGCCTGCGAGCTGGCCGCGCTGTGCCCGCCCTCGGACACGGCCTTCAGCGTCGGCGCGGTCGTGGTCGCCGCCGACGGCACCGAGCTGGCCCGCGGCCACTCCCGGGAGGGCACGGATCCGGTGGTGCACGCGGAGGAGGCGGCGCTCGCCAGGACCGACCCCGCCGACCCCCGGCTGCCCGGCGCCACCGTCTACAGCAGCCTGGAGCCCTGCGCCCGCCGTGCCTCCCGCCCCGCGCCCTGCGCCGAGCTGATCCTGCGGGCGGGGGTGCGCCGGGTGGTGACCGCCTGGCGCGAGCCGGACACGTTCGTGGTGGCGGCCGACGGCACGGGGGTGCTGACCGGGGCGGGCGCCGACGTCGTCGTCCTGCCCGAGTACGAGCCCCTGGCCAAGGCCCCGAACCGGCATCTGGCGGGCGGACCCGGGGCCCCGTCGTAA
- a CDS encoding M23 family metallopeptidase — translation MASNRPAPETPFVPAQREPESFGPGPGPALDDDGPWEEWNPTEETVAPVRGRHRVAKQRGGFARSSTVLGVGVIAAVGAGGIAGADTGKPPVSISMPDMPNVSVPHLSTVEHFFGDDSTDASRTETATALTDLGRTTEGAKDSGAGEALRNRIMAQAEQQQGQADSRATAAMVAAAQQQSDAAAAKAEKEAADKAAAAKEKAEAAAKKAAEAKRLAELAKQYTLPVVSYTITGTFGQPGAMWSSGYHTGLDFAAPTGTLIKAVHGGTVTQAGWAGAYGYRTVLTLDDGTELWFCHQSSINVSAGQKVTTGEVIGRVGATGNVTGPHLHLEVHPNGQATAVDPAPWLRDKGLNP, via the coding sequence GTGGCGTCCAACCGGCCTGCCCCAGAAACCCCGTTCGTGCCCGCTCAGCGCGAACCCGAGTCGTTCGGCCCCGGCCCCGGCCCCGCTCTCGACGACGACGGACCCTGGGAGGAGTGGAACCCCACCGAGGAGACCGTCGCCCCGGTCCGCGGCCGACACCGCGTCGCCAAGCAGCGCGGCGGCTTCGCCCGCAGCTCCACCGTCCTCGGCGTCGGTGTGATCGCCGCCGTCGGCGCGGGCGGCATCGCCGGCGCCGACACCGGCAAGCCGCCGGTCTCCATCTCGATGCCGGACATGCCGAACGTCTCGGTGCCGCACCTGTCCACCGTCGAACACTTCTTCGGTGACGACTCCACCGACGCGTCCAGGACCGAGACCGCCACCGCGCTCACCGACCTCGGGCGGACCACCGAGGGCGCCAAGGACAGCGGCGCCGGCGAGGCCCTGCGCAACCGGATCATGGCCCAGGCCGAGCAGCAGCAGGGCCAGGCCGACAGCAGGGCCACCGCCGCGATGGTCGCCGCCGCCCAGCAGCAGAGCGACGCCGCGGCCGCCAAGGCGGAGAAGGAGGCCGCCGACAAGGCCGCCGCCGCCAAGGAGAAGGCGGAGGCCGCGGCCAAGAAGGCGGCCGAGGCCAAGCGGCTGGCCGAGCTGGCCAAGCAGTACACGCTGCCCGTCGTCTCGTACACGATCACCGGCACCTTCGGGCAGCCCGGCGCCATGTGGTCCTCCGGCTACCACACCGGTCTCGACTTCGCCGCCCCCACCGGCACCCTGATCAAGGCCGTGCACGGCGGCACCGTCACCCAGGCCGGCTGGGCCGGCGCCTACGGCTACCGCACCGTCCTCACCCTGGACGACGGCACCGAGCTGTGGTTCTGCCACCAGTCCTCGATCAATGTCTCGGCCGGCCAGAAGGTCACCACCGGCGAGGTCATCGGCCGCGTCGGCGCCACCGGCAATGTCACCGGGCCGCACCTGCACCTGGAGGTCCACCCGAACGGGCAGGCCACCGCCGTCGACCCCGCGCCCTGGCTGCGCGACAAGGGCCTCAACCCCTGA
- a CDS encoding aldo/keto reductase, with protein MTSLRTLGTSDLEVFPLCLGGNVFGWTADEQTSFAVLDAYTAAGGNFIDTADSYSAWVEGHQGGESETVIGKWVKARGNRSDVVIATKVSQHPQYKGLSAANIKAAADASLTRLGTDHIDLYYTHFDQPEVPVEEIIGALDELVKAGKVRQIAASNISAERLRESLDFSTRENLARYVALQPHYNLVSRDTYEGPLQDLVAREGLSTVPYFALASGFLTGKYRPGATVDSARAGGAAKYAETERGQKVLAALDEIAAAHDAPHATVALAWLAAQPTVTAPIASARALEQLPPLLAVGDLKLTDAELKKLTDASA; from the coding sequence ATGACTTCTCTGCGCACACTGGGCACTTCCGACCTCGAGGTCTTCCCGCTCTGCCTGGGCGGCAACGTCTTCGGCTGGACCGCCGACGAGCAGACCTCCTTCGCCGTCCTGGACGCGTACACGGCCGCGGGCGGCAACTTCATCGACACCGCCGACTCCTACAGCGCCTGGGTCGAGGGCCACCAGGGCGGCGAGTCCGAGACCGTCATCGGCAAGTGGGTCAAGGCCCGCGGCAACCGCTCCGACGTCGTCATCGCCACCAAGGTCAGCCAGCACCCGCAGTACAAGGGCCTGTCCGCGGCCAACATCAAAGCCGCCGCCGACGCCTCCCTGACCCGTCTGGGCACGGACCACATCGACCTCTACTACACCCACTTCGACCAGCCCGAGGTGCCGGTCGAGGAGATCATCGGCGCGCTGGACGAGCTGGTGAAGGCAGGCAAGGTCCGGCAGATCGCCGCGTCCAACATCAGCGCCGAGCGGCTGCGGGAGTCCCTGGACTTCTCCACCCGCGAGAACCTGGCCCGCTATGTGGCGCTCCAGCCGCACTACAACCTGGTCTCCCGGGACACCTACGAGGGCCCGCTCCAGGACCTCGTCGCCCGCGAGGGCCTGTCCACGGTGCCGTACTTCGCGCTCGCCTCGGGCTTCCTGACCGGCAAGTACCGGCCCGGCGCGACGGTGGACAGCGCCCGTGCCGGCGGGGCCGCGAAGTACGCGGAGACCGAGCGCGGCCAGAAGGTCCTCGCCGCCCTCGACGAGATCGCCGCCGCGCACGACGCCCCGCACGCCACCGTCGCCCTCGCCTGGCTGGCCGCCCAGCCGACCGTCACCGCCCCCATCGCCTCGGCCCGCGCCCTGGAGCAGCTCCCGCCGCTGCTGGCCGTCGGCGACCTGAAGCTGACGGACGCCGAGCTGAAGAAGCTGACGGACGCTTCGGCGTAG